The nucleotide sequence aaaacagaagttgctggaaaagctccgttgatctggcagcatctgtgaagagaaagccgAGTTAACATTCCTGGTCTTGTGACCCTTCTTTGGGATTGCTTTGTTCCTATTCTTTATTATGTGGAAATATTTAGACGGGATTATTATTGTTAGGAAGCTAACAATATGTTGTAAATATCTTGCTCGGTTTTCATTGCTGTTATTGTGATCAAGGCAAGAATTATCTCTATTCTAAAGTGGGTAATAAAGCATTTAGTTTTTGCCTGTTTGTAAGCCATTTTAAATAGCTGCATTTTTCTTTAAGTTGTAAAATTCAAGGATTTTTCTTACTGTTTTTGCAATGTATCTTCTCTGACTTTTAAACCAATTGCAATTTTCTTCCAGATCTACGTCATTGACAGTGCAGACCGAAAAAGATTTGAAGAAACGGGGCAGGTGAATAGCATTATTTTTCCTCCCGAAATTTTATATGCACAGCTGTATCAATCCATGATATGGTACAGCATGACTCTGCAGTGCTCCTTTCATTTTACTCTATCTGACCAGCACGACAAAGTACATAGTAAGTAAAAATGAAAGTGGGTACAATAATTAGGGAGTAAGAAATTATTCTTTTTTTGTTATTGATATGCATTTGTATTTTTTCCAGCTGTGAGTGAGTTCTGACATACATATTGCaaaatgtcctttttttaaaCCACCTGCACATTGACTAATCAATTTATCACTTTTCCCAGCATTTCTTCCTTTGGCTTGAAATCGATTTACGCCTGATTCTAAATTAGTGAAGCTTAATGGGTGAAGATTAGTAGAAAGAGTACAGTTAATTCAAGGTTGAGTCTTTAGTTGACTTTTTAGTGTGAGGAGACAGCATATTTAGAACTCAATAAAAAACGAAAGGAAAATCTTCAGGAGATAAGAGATCACAATGGAATGATACTGCATTGGAGGCTAAAAAATCAATTGTTCCTTAtgtatatttaaaatattaaatgacCCAACTAAGAAGATAATTGCTGTTTCAATTTAGCATTATTTTCCTTCGATAAGAAGATAAAGAACTTTGTAAATTTACCTTGCTTTGTAAATTGAATGGTTTAGGCATTCTTGACTGTAATAATATGCAGTGAAGCCATCCAGGATAAATATGCACCTAAAGTAATGAGGTGAGGTGATGTGTATGAGAGAAAACAAGCATGAAGGCAAACCAAGCAACTCATTTTTATCTCTGAATTCGCTTTTGAAATTGGGTGCTTATTTGCATAGGATTCTTACACTTTAAAATGCTAGTTATGGTCCTGATACTGTAAAGTGTTGTAGGGATAACAAGGTTCAATTGGTGCACTTACTAAATAATTGTCAGAAAACCCCTGACATCTGGGCAATCatgaatgggtaataaatgccagcctggCTAGAGGTGcctatatcctgtgaatgaataaaaagaacgTTTTTATTTGAATATGTTTTCAGGAACTTGCTGAGCTTCTGGATGAAGAGAAGCTGAGTGGTGTTCCTGTTCTCGTATTTGCCAACAAACAGGACTTGCTTACAGCTGCCCCAGCATCCGAAATAGCTGAGGGATTGAATCTGCACACAATTCGTGACCGTGTTTGGCAAATCCAGTCTTGCTCTGCACTGACAGGAGAAGGTGTGCAGGTATGCTGCTGCAATTCCTTTCTTTTATATCCAGAAAGTATGCAATAATTATGGTGTACATTGTGTATTGTCATCCTTCTTAGATTACACTAACAGGGGTGTGACAATTTCTTGAAAATACTGAGCATGGCTTGGGAGCAGAATATTGAACTGTGTTGTCCTAGAGACACTCAGATTATTTCTACCTACAGAATATTAATCCCAaagaatggcaaaatattaatcAAATGTTTTAGTTTATTTCCTAGAAATCTCCAGttaacatagaaactaggagcaggagtagacaattcagcctttgagcctgctttgctGTTCATTGTGATCATAGCTCATCCTCTGTCTCAATATCATATTCCTGCTCTCTCCAAACCCTGTTCATGcctttaaaatcttttaaaaatatctatctttcttgaatatatttaataatcacataacaccaggttatgacTTAACAGGTTTACCACATATACTCGAGCAATATTTGATCTCATGCAAATGTCAACCCCCTATTGTTGGCCAAAAGATCTgaaattttccatatatcttgtgTAAAACTTGATCCTAGTTCTTCAAAGGAAACAGTTCAAAATTAATGGGTCAGTGTGCCAactccagctttccagtctgctggTTGTCCTACTCCACTCCAGGTCTGTCACTTTACTGGCTGTCGCACTGTGCTCTAGGTTTCCAGAATTACTGTTCTTCTTCCGTTTAGAAATCAATTGGGTTTCTAATGATACAGTATGAATTTTGATTGGCATGCATTTTAGCTCCTCAAAAGTGGTATCCATGTGAAAGTCAactccataaatttaacctttaaACAGTAGTCAAAGAAATTAAACTATAACTCAAGTATATATGGTATTTGAATTAACAAGCTTTCATAGTATAGCCCCTTCATCAGGCAATGAGAAAGGgaaacacacagaatttatggacAGTGAGATTAAAAGATCAAATGTGCAAGTACAGTATCAAATCATAAGTCTCTGCAAGTGACCAAGACAGTGTTACAGCGTGTAAGTAAAAGTGGCAATAGCTGTGAAACGATTGAaaggatgacctataatccaattaaaTGAGTCAGAGAGAAAAGtacagaaaatttaaaaataaggtgttgctggagacaaaccaaatgactagAATAACACTGAACAGAAACAAGctactgaaaaagctcagcaggtctggcagcttctgtgaagaagaatcagaggaagggtcactggacccgaaagactaactctgatttctcttcacagatgctgccagacccgcagAGCTCCCCCACCACATGAtgatgtcaaaacaggacagtaaggaagattttacaaatataaaAGTGTTTTGGGGTcacatgtagtgtgacatgaacccaagatgacagttgaggccatcttccatgggtacggaacttggctatcagtttctgcttggtgattctaCGTTGTTACGAGACTCGaaggccaccttggaggatgcttaCTGAAGATTGCgagctgaatgtccttgaccgctGAGGTGTTCCCTTCTGGGAGGGAATATTCCTGTTTTTCGATTGTTTCACGatatccattcatctgttgtcgtagcgtCTACATGGTCTTGCCAATATACAGTGCTTCTGGATATCCTTGCCTGAAGCGTATGAGATggacaacattggccaagtcacatgaaaACCTATTGTGTATGTGgtggctagtgcttccaaatacagaaggtggcatggtggctcagtggttagcactgttgcctcagcaccagggtcccaggttcgattccagcctcgggtgactgcctgtgtggagtttgcatgttttccttgtgtctgcgtgggattcctctgggtgctccggtttcctcccacagtccaaagatgtgcaggtcaggtggattggctatgctaaattatccatagtgttaggtgcattagtcagagggaaatagatctgggtgggttactctttggagggtcggtgtggattggttgggccgaagggcctgtttccacactgtagggaatctaatttttaaaaaactctcaaTGTATCCTCGAGTATAATTCCCATGTGACCTCCCATCTATATTATTTTCAAGCTCCAGTCATGATGGCTTTATCAAAGTCTTAATAAGGCACTTTGGTAAAGCAACATATAAAGTAAAATGCTAATTTCCTCCTTTTGAGGGTTTTTATTTCACTTGGATGTGGACATTGTTGGCAAAATGACCATTTGTTTTGCAAACATTTTTCCCATGTGAAGGTTGGGGTGAGATATCTACTTCCACTGCTTTGAAGATGCTCCATTAATTCTGTTAGAATGTTGAactaatgacagtgaaggaacagtgatattgtTCTAACTCAGGATGATGTGTAACTTGGAGGTGGTGCATCTGCTGCAGTGAAAGCCATGTATTTAGGGGGCAGTGTTgaaaccttggtgagttgctgcattgcaCCTTGTAGATTGTAACTGCATTGTGCAATATGCCAGTGATGCAGGGAGTACGTATTTAAGATAATGGGTGTAGTGGCAGCCAGGTGGTCTGCTTTGCCCTGGACAGAGAAGCATCTGGAGTGTTACTGGAAATgcatcatccaggcaagtgaggagtattccaacAAACTCCTGACTTACACCTTGTGGTGTAAAGCTTTGGGCAGCAAGAAAATGAGATATTCATCACAGAATACCCAGCCTGTTGATCTGTTTTGTAGCTTCTGTGGCTTGTTCATCTAAGCTTCAGATCAGTGATGACCACAGGATGTTCACGGTAAGGGAGTCAACAGTGTTAATGTCAATGTTGTCAAGTTAGACATTTTCTGCTTTGAGATGCTTATTGCCTACTGCAAATGTTATTTCCCACTTGGCAGCGAAATCTTGCTGTTTGTGGGCGAAGTCTGTATCATTATCTGAGAAATTGTAAGTGGGAATGAAAATGCAACTGAATCATCAggaaacatccccacttctgatcatcttataaaggAAATATCATTCATGAAGCTGAACGTGGTTGGATGTAGGACTCTGAACTCAGTCACAGTTCAGCGTAAACAAAGACTTTTCTCTCTCTAATCATTTCTACTCTTTGCCACAAATCCACCTCTTAATTATTCATGTTGTTATTAGGTTAGAAGAATCTGTTGTTGTTTTCACCTTCACAGAATTCCTAGACCATGCAGGTGAATTATTTGGATGTGTCTCACACACCAGAAGCTTAATTTCATAGGATATTGCTGTCATTAAAGGTAGATCAAGTTGCTATTACCCAACTCTCATTCCAGTCCTAATGGATTGTCTGGAATTCCTATGCCATTGCCCAAGTGCTGAGAGAAATCTCTGTCTGGAATAAAGATTTCCTGAATCTTCCATTCAGTACCTTCAAGATCCCCACTTGGGCTGCACAAAGCTATTGTGGTCCACTGGGGTGATGTGTTTCAAGGTAGGGGAGCTCCAAGACTTCTCATTTGTTCACCCTTTATTCAAAATGCTGAGTGAGTACACAAGTGGGTTTGTCAGCAACACCTGTTCAGGAAATTGAATTTTGGTTTAGCACTCACCTACACTTGCTAAAAGGCACTGAATCCTGCTGTGTAATTTAATATTTTTCAGGATGGAATGAACTGGGTCTGCAAAAATGTCCATGCAAAGAAGAAATGAAACTGCTACTAAGCGCAAAGGGGGGAACCAAAAGAGACCGTTCCTAGCTTGATGACACTAATCGTCCTGACCAAAACCTTCACTACCATTCACAGTTTTAGCTATGTACCAAGAAGAAATCTGGAAGTCCTATAGCTCCGATACACTACCTGAATTTCCATAGCGCTTTTATAAATACTGTATCTGTTCTATGAATGTTGCTACAATACATCAGTCTGTGCATCTTTTGTACAATCCTTCAGATGGTGGTGTGCTAAAAATTTCATGGACTGATGTGCAATAATAACTCTTATGGAACATGCCTTTTTTTTGCTGCAAggtttaaaataaattataattGTCACAGTCGGTTACATGTTTTGATCATCAAGATACGTTTTATAATAGGAAACACTAATCTCCCATCCCTTCCTTTTGTGGTTTGAAAGAATCTCTTCTATTTAAAATTGTTCTGGTTTGTGTGCCCCTTCGCAGAGAACTGTATCCAGTTTAGTGTGTACcaataaatatatattttcttAATTGAACTGGAATGAATTGTACAAAGGGAATGATTTGATTTTCCTTTCTACTCCTAATGGTTGTGCATAGTCCTGGAGCATCATTTCTCCAAACTGTTGAAGCCGTCACTAGCTCAAAACGGTGGAGGCACAGGATAACTCTTGCAAATAAACTCAACAGGTGCTTGCAAATAAACTCAACCCAAAAATGTAGCAGTGCAATTTCTCAAAAGGTAGTGGGTCCACAATTACGATTGGTATTTCAGGAGGGCAAATCCTGATCTTGAGGGTTTCTCTAGGTTTCCATGAGGAAGGAGTAACTTAAATTTGACCCTTGTATTTCAGTCCCTGACCATACTGTGATTACTTTGTTAGTGAAATTATCTGTATGTTTGACCGATTCCTTAACTATTTATTTGCTATAATTCTGATCAGATCTTTGAACGATTTTCAGTGTGAATAGCCACTGTCCTACATGATTTCAATAAGAGGGAGCCACCTTTTTAAATGTAGATTTTAGTAACCGTAACTAGCTTATTTGAATCATTAAATATTGTTGGACCTTGTAAACGGCAGTAGTTGAGGGTGCAAAGGTGTTTTACATCAGAGTAAAACTCAAGGGACCCTTTCAGCTACGCAAGTCTTTGCACGCAACAATGGCCTGACTGCAATTCAGGCCTTTCGTTATTGTTGATATTGGTACACCAGTATCTTTATTCTTGAGAGGAAGTGGCAAATCTCTAATTTCAGTTGGATTGAATAAAATATACGGTCAATTTGCAGCAGTTACCAAGTGCGTGAGATTGCTACAACTTCTAAAATTGTGTTTGGATCTTCATGACAACGTGTAGCTTTGCTTGCTTCCCATTCTTCCTGTTGGCAAGGATATCCTTTGTCACGAAATGCTAAATAACACTACTGTATGTTCACAAAACCTCAATTACAGTGAAGGCAGACatccttaaaaaaaactgtatcgAGCTGTACAGCACTAGCTAAGAAACAATCTAGAAAATGGTTCCTAGTTTGTCATAACTTAGTGAAGCACTCACCAAACATTTTGTGGCACTGTCGTGCAGATGTGTTCTGACTTAAGTGTATTTCTACAGAAATGTCCCTGTGAAGGAACCCAGACTGGCACACAATCCCCTAGATTTTCTGCCTAATAAAATTGTGTTGTGATGTTGAAATCTGAGTGTGTCCAAGCTTTAACTATGGAGAAAACAAGCAGTTGATATAGAGAACTCCAGAGTCTGCAGCTGATATAGCAAGCATGGTGGACTCAATTTGTTTTCAGTCTTGAATAGGTGATCAAACATATTAAACGGttacatgtgtatgtgtgagagacagtAGACCCAAATTTTATAGCAGACCAAACTGAGCTCTAACTTGGTCTTTGTTTTTTCAGTATTATAACATTATTCCTATTTAAGTAATAAACATAAATAGTAGATGAAAAATAAGCAGCAATGATTTCCTTTATGAAGTAAAGTAGATTTCACTTTGTTTGATCCCTGTTTAGCCATATTACTCATGATAGTGCTTTACATGTCTCTAGTGTGTTTTTTTGCCCTAGTCTTTACTGTTTATTAAGCTAAAGTGCTCTCCTTAACTCAACAGTTTTTGGTCTTGCTTTTTAATTATATCTTGTTCTTCATTACCATTCACCACCAGTGAATATTTTATGCACAATGCATCAAGATTTTTTGTTATTCTTTGCGCAGTTGCTTCTCATAAATGTTTAAAGTTTGGATAAAATCATTCTATCCCATTGACTAGGCTTTTTCATTACTTTGTAAGGTATTTAATTTATGTACAAGTAAGTGATTTATTAGTGCACATTTAAATCAAACTGGTAGTAAAGTGGTAGTAAAGATTATTCAAAGGTTCCGGACCACTGCAGATGCTTGTTAATGGCCTCTGCTGGCTGGTTAAGAGTCAAGGTTCTCAAAATATCCCAATAACTATCCATGTGCCTGACATGTTAGGCTGAATTCTGGTGGCAGTAGTTTGCTGACAAGCTTGTTTGGTTTTTAAAGTTTGAGGGCTAGTATCTCAGTACTGTTATTAAGTATATCAATCACGCAAGTTTACTCTATTGCCAGCAATAACAGGTTGCAACCATCGATAACTGAGCTGTTTGGATGAAGATTTAATCTataaatgttggaaatcagagaacaaaaaactggaaattAACAACTGGCCAGTCaacaacaaaataaaagaaaaaggttGCATTTAGttgagatattttttaaaaatatttatcaaCTGCATGGttgtataatttttaaattttttttgaacCAGTAACACTAATCCATGACTGATAGTTGTCCACAAACACCTCACTTGTAAATTCATATGGTTCCATGAAGGACAGATTTCTATTTTTGTCAATACTTGTGTGATCTTGAAGTCCCTTGAGTTTGTAAAGTAAACCATCAACCAATAAGTGAGAACACAATTTACTCACATTGTCTGAAAATAGTAATTAGGTTTGTTAAACATCTATTACATCTTGCAGAAATATAAGTCAAACTCTTCACATAAGGGCTTCACTGATTTTTATAGCCAGTTAATGTGATCTGAATGGGTAAGCTTATTCTAAGGGGACATTAGATTGCCCTGGTCTGATCAGTATCCATTCCAGTAACCTGTTAGTTAAGGTCCTGATACAGTGCAATGATTGTTCTTTAAGTATGCTGATCAAAACTAATGCACTGACAGAAAATGAAATACGCTCTCAATTTGGAGAAGAAAAGAAGTCTTCAATTTCTTAATTGTTTAGATCAACTTTAATTCGGTGGCTTCTTAATTGCAGACAGCTCAGACAGTCATGTGGCAATAGCCAGTCTATTGGTTTCAGATTTCAAACTGGCTAAATGCTTCTTTTCTGCCCTGTTACTTATTTGAATTCTTATCGTTGATCCCTTCTGGCAGGTAACATGCACTTCATTGGGTTAGATAGTTGTAGACCTCCTCTGATTTTGTTATAAATTCAATATCACTGTTGTAATCTTTTACCTCTTAAGGTTAACCATCTAAGTTACACTTGTAAATGTTGTCGCATTCATTTTGAAAAGATGTCTGAACAGGAACAGGTGGGGTGAAGGGAAGTTTAAGGGTTAAAATTTCAAAAGggataatataacatttaattttgTGTATTGCTCAATGCATTGAGTAATATTGTATTTCAATCTTGTTTAAGTACAGTATCACATTCCAGTGTAACTTGGATAGAATGGGTTTTTATCAAGAAGTTCCTTCCCATTTCCTAtgacattattttttaaaatatacgcTTGCTAGTTAAGTCCCTGAGTGCATGTGTTGGTAAAGTGTAAATGATCGTGAACCTTTAATATGCAGTCATCTTGCATTCTTTATTTGGATGTAGATATTCTGTCTGTGGTTATTAAGTTCATTGTTATGGTGTTATCAGCTGTTTTCAGCTTTTATATTTTTTCATTAGTCAAGAAGCAAATAAAGATACTGGTATTTTGTCATAGTCCATACTGTACACAATGTAATTCAAATGAAAAATGTCTTGTTCATGGAATAAAGACTATTTAATAGAAATTAAGGGAAATTGAATGGGCTTATTTTCCCATCTCCTTTCACCTTTTATCAAGAAATAGGTGAAGTGCTGAAGTACATATGCAGTTCACCACCATTGTTGAAAATAATTGCTCAAAGTGGTTGAAAATAAACTTTTCTTGTCTTCTCAGAAACAGGAGCTGTATTCAGCTCCTTTGGGATGAGCTACCAAACTTGTATTTATACGGGACTTTATAACATCCCAAGGCTTTTCACAGGAGCGTTATATAACGTACGACACTAAACCACATGAGATTTTAAAGCAGATTACTATAAGCTTGATCAAAATGATATGTTTTAATAGCTGTTATAAAGGAAAGAAGAGGTAGAAAGGTTTATAAGGGGAATTTCTAGAGTTTGAAGTGAAACATCATTGATAGAACTTGTGACTTGGCTTCTTGGAGGCGACTAGGAATGTTGAAATGGATggtttttttaagaaaagatatGCGTGGTTAAGCCTTGTCGTTGGGAGTATATGCATCACATTTGATGCACCCACTACTGCAGTGGTCCTTACATTTCCTTCAAGGTGCAACttcattttaagaaaaaaattacTTTATTGGCTCATTAATAAATGGATAAGAATGTTGACAATGgtcattttttaaatctttcattatGAACAAAGAAAAAATTAAATAGGTTGAAATATTCAGCTACCATCTTCCTTGTTGTCAATACCCAGTATTTTTAATC is from Hemiscyllium ocellatum isolate sHemOce1 chromosome 22, sHemOce1.pat.X.cur, whole genome shotgun sequence and encodes:
- the arl3b gene encoding ADP-ribosylation factor-like protein 3 isoform X1; amino-acid sequence: MGLLSILRKLKSAPDQEVRILLLGLDNAGKTTLLKQLASEDISHITPTQGFNIKSVQSQGFKLNVWDIGGQRKIRPYWRNYFENTDVLIYVIDSADRKRFEETGQELAELLDEEKLSGVPVLVFANKQDLLTAAPASEIAEGLNLHTIRDRVWQIQSCSALTGEGVQDGMNWVCKNVHAKKK
- the arl3b gene encoding ADP-ribosylation factor-like protein 3 isoform X2 yields the protein MGLLSILRKLKSAPDQEVRILLLGLDNAGKTTLLKQLASEDISHITPTQGFNIKSVQSQGFKLNVWDIGGQRKIRPYWRNYFENTDVLIYVIDSADRKRFEETGQELAELLDEEKLSGVPVLVFANKQDLLTAAPASEIAEGLNLHTIRDRVWQIQSCSALTGEGVQMLPDPQSSPTT